The Lentimicrobiaceae bacterium genomic interval TCATCGAGCAATGTGCCAACATTACTAATGCCGTTAACTATAGCAAAACCGAACTTATATCCGCCAATTTCTATAAAATATTCCGTTCGTCCTTTCGGATTTCTAATTTCTTTAATTTCACGATTATCAAAATCAGAGTTTGTAATAAGATAATACAAGGTACGTATAATAATTTCGGTAAATCCGCCACATACAGCAGTTATTGTGCCCGAACCGGTTGGTGAAAAATTAATAATTTCATCATCTTGGTGGCTTGTAATATCATTAAAATCTATGCCGTTTAGTTTTATAAGCTTAGCAAGCTCTTGAGTAGAAATAACTTCATCAATTTTGTTTTCGAATTTATTGTGAAAAGATACTTTTAGTTCGTGTTTTTTAGCAATACAGGGCGTGGTTGCTACTGAAAAAAACTTACAGTCCGACGATTTTTTTTCGACACTCATTTTATCAATAAGTAAACCCATTAACGACATTGGCGAAGGTAATGGTGAAATGTAAGGAAGAAAATCCGGCGAATGCTTTTGCGCGTATAAAATCCACGACGGGCAACAACTTGCAAATTCGGGTTTTCCGTTAGCATTTTTTTTCGCTTCCAAAATACGTTTAGCCTGTTCAATAGCAATAATATCAGATGCTATGGCTGCATCGGCAACACGATTAAAACCAATTTTTCTTAATACCGAGTATATTACATTATGAAGGTTGTAGCTTGGTTTTAGGTTAAGAACTTCGGCAATTGAAAAGCTTACACAAGGAGAAACTTGTATTACGGATTTTGTATCGGGATTACTAAGTGAATCGATAATAATATCTTGATCTTGGTTTTCCGACAAGGCTCCGGTAGGGCAAACCAATATACACTGTCCGCAACTTATACACGCCGAATTATCAAGTCCTTGGTGAAAAGCTGTACCGACCACCATATCGCTACCGCGTTCCAAATAGTCGATAGCTGTAATATGCTGAATTTCTTCGCACACTCTAATACATCTGCCACAGAGAATACATTTTGCGGGGTCGTGAATTAAACAAATATTTGTATAATCAGCTCTGTACTTTTCTGTTTTCTTGAAAAAATGTCGTTCTTTAACGTTCATTTCTTC includes:
- a CDS encoding [Fe-Fe] hydrogenase large subunit C-terminal domain-containing protein codes for the protein MNFEIEVNGNLIKAKNGETILQALNRNGIQVPTLCHLKNLNPTGACRMCVVEVEGKESLIPACSHPVEEWMKIKTHSTRVIKARKMNAELLLSNHPEECLFCDRNGNCELQKISEEMNVKERHFFKKTEKYRADYTNICLIHDPAKCILCGRCIRVCEEIQHITAIDYLERGSDMVVGTAFHQGLDNSACISCGQCILVCPTGALSENQDQDIIIDSLSNPDTKSVIQVSPCVSFSIAEVLNLKPSYNLHNVIYSVLRKIGFNRVADAAIASDIIAIEQAKRILEAKKNANGKPEFASCCPSWILYAQKHSPDFLPYISPLPSPMSLMGLLIDKMSVEKKSSDCKFFSVATTPCIAKKHELKVSFHNKFENKIDEVISTQELAKLIKLNGIDFNDITSHQDDEIINFSPTGSGTITAVCGGFTEIIIRTLYYLITNSDFDNREIKEIRNPKGRTEYFIEIGGYKFGFAIVNGISNVGTLLDEFRKGKNDIDFVEVAACNNGCISGGGQPINTKIDFTKSRIENIYNYEKETNSFYPYNNKNVLDLYENNINNNLLKKLNVNI